From Verrucomicrobiia bacterium, one genomic window encodes:
- a CDS encoding DUF916 domain-containing protein has translation MRKTFKKIATAILVAIAFGLFPQPASADSITVSPPRFELFGNPGDVISEKIKIKNDSDTEVTYQVEVEDFVAQGDEGSVGFVDPSTSNETFSLARWVTFEPSKFTVPPAQERVISYTIRIPRNSEAGGHYGSVLVKRAGTAAPGAASVDSRVGSLILLRVSGNITEKLSLESFRTENSFQQYGPVDLHMRYKNEGNVHVAPTGTIVITNIFGKKVKEIVITPTNILPDASRVVTANWDTKNLVGQYTASLVVNYGQGKQALAGSTSFIVFPLYLLVVLVGVILAIYLLITKRKAVKRLINNLTRD, from the coding sequence ATGCGCAAGACCTTCAAGAAGATTGCTACAGCAATACTGGTAGCTATAGCCTTTGGTCTCTTTCCCCAACCAGCCAGCGCAGACAGTATCACTGTATCGCCTCCTCGCTTTGAATTGTTCGGAAACCCTGGAGATGTAATCTCCGAGAAGATCAAGATCAAGAACGACAGCGACACCGAGGTAACGTACCAAGTCGAAGTCGAAGACTTTGTTGCCCAAGGTGACGAAGGAAGCGTTGGGTTTGTAGACCCCAGCACCTCTAACGAGACATTCTCCCTGGCGCGATGGGTCACTTTTGAACCAAGCAAGTTCACTGTTCCCCCAGCCCAAGAGCGTGTCATCTCTTACACAATCCGTATTCCTCGCAACAGTGAGGCAGGTGGACACTACGGAAGCGTCCTTGTAAAACGTGCCGGAACCGCAGCCCCAGGAGCCGCCTCTGTGGACTCCCGTGTCGGTTCGCTTATCCTGCTCCGTGTCAGTGGAAACATTACTGAAAAGCTTTCTCTAGAGTCATTCCGCACCGAGAACTCATTCCAGCAGTACGGACCTGTAGACCTTCACATGCGGTATAAGAACGAAGGTAATGTACACGTTGCCCCTACTGGCACCATCGTGATCACCAATATCTTTGGTAAGAAGGTGAAAGAAATTGTTATCACCCCTACCAACATCCTCCCCGATGCCTCACGCGTTGTGACCGCAAACTGGGACACCAAGAACTTGGTTGGCCAGTATACCGCCTCCCTTGTAGTCAACTATGGACAAGGCAAGCAGGCACTCGCAGGAAGCACTTCGTTCATTGTCTTTCCTCTCTATCTCCTCGTAGTCCTTGTTGGCGTAATCCTCGCCATCTACCTGCTCATCACAAAGCGTAAAGCCGTCAAACGGCTGATCAATAATCTCACCAGAGACTAG